The DNA window GGCCGGGTTGAGCCGGGCCGGGAGCATGTCCGGATACTCCTCCAGGGCCCCTGGGAGCAGCGGGACCCGGGCCGTGAACACGCGGCACACGCTGATGACGTTGGGGTGAGCTGCCAGACCTCTCACGGCTCCAAAGtgcctgcaaacacaaagcTGTCTCTCAGCACCAGGACGGGACGGAGGTCCTGGcagggggggggtcactcaccCGTCCAGGACAACCTGGTCCTGCACATTCAAGGCTGAAGGACCTGCGGGCACCAGCTCCTGGGACATGGACTTTAATATGGCCTCGCTGGACGAGCCCGCCTGCACACATGAGGACAAACATGAGGACAaacatgaggaggacaggacacaGAGCCGCCAGGACACCAGGAAAGTCCACTGACCCCGAAGTTCCACATCATCTTGATGGCCAGAGGGAAGTTtctgagcgagcagcaggtcagaggtcgagCGCTTGGCTCTTCACCGtccttcagctccaccacggaGGCCTCGCTCTCCTTCAGGGGGGCGAACGAGGCCGCGGCCTCATACACAGCGGCGTTGGATCCTTTCCCGATCTGGTTCCCGATGACATAATCCTCCAGTTTGTATCCGGAGGTGAACGGCCGGAGTGGCGCCGGGAAGCGTTTCCTcttaaaaacagcctgtttaAACGGAGACGCAGGACGAAGGTTTGATCAGCGACCTCATCAGATATTAACGAGTCAGGTTAGATGGGGCAGTACTACAGTAGTACTGCTGTAGTACTGCTGTAGTACTGCTGTAGTACTGCTGTAGTACTACTGTAGTACTACAGCAGTACTACTGTAGTACTGCTGTAGTACCACAGTAGTACTGCTGTAGTACTGCTGTAGTACTACTGTAGTACTGCTGTAGTACTACTGTAGTACTGCTGAAGTACTACTGTAGTACTGCTGAGTACTACTGTAGTACTGCTGAAGTACTACTGTAGTACTGCTGTAGTACTGCTGAAGTACTGCTGTAGTACTACTAACACTGCAGTAGATTACTACTGTACTACTAATAATACTGGAGTAGAGTACTACTGTAGTACTACTAATACTGGTGTAGAGTACTGCTGTAGTACTGCTGTAGGACTGCTGTAGTACTACTAACACTGCAGTAGATTACTACTGTACTACTAATAATACTGGAGTAGAGTACTACTGTAGTACTACTAATACTGGAGTAGAGTACTACTGTAGTACTACTAATACTGGAGTAGAGTACTACTGTAGTACTACTAATACTGGAGTAGAGTACTACTGTAGTACTACTAATACTGGAGTAGAGTACTCCTGTAGTACTACTAATACTGGAGTAGAGTACTGCTGTAGTTATACTAATACTGGAGTAGAGTACTACTGTAGTACTACTGTAGTACTACTAATACTGGAGTAGAGTACTACTGTAGTACTGCTGTAGTACTACTAATACTGCAGTAGAGTACTACTGTAGTACTGCTGTAGTACTACTAATACTGCAGTAGAGTACTCCTGTAGTACTACTACAGAGAGGTTTAAACTGATTCAAAGAGTCAAATCTCGCCTGGATCTCCTGACAGGCCGCGTCGCTCTTTCTgtcctcttccagctgctgctcgaTGAGCCCCACGCCGAGACCGAAGGCCAGGAACACGGCCCTGTTCCGCGCTGCCCCCCCGCCGAAGCCTCTCCTGAAGGCGGCGGACTGGAGCTGAGCGGCCAGGCCCCTCAGGGAGGTGCGGTAGTAGCGGTAGCGGGAGGGCAGGAAAGCCCGAGGCTGAGCGCTGGGGCCCCGCGGGGCTACGCGGAAGCGCTCCGCTCGGAACTTTGCTACCAGTCGGCCCCCAGATTTGAGGAGCCCCGGCTGGAGGAGGGAGCGGCCCCACTCCAGGCCCCGGCTCACAGCGTGTCTCAGAGACATGGTTCCACCGAGGAGGGTTCACCCTGCGCCCGCTGACAGCAGGACCCGGGACGGCAGCGAGATGTAAACAAAGACGTCACCTCTCAATAAGGAGAGCTGCGATTGGCTGTCGCTACATGACGTCATCGTCCAACGTGGGGCCGTGGGAAAAACACAGTGAGCAAAAACCTTCATAAACACCTGTAAACTCGTTTTATTTTgccattaaaataatttatataAATCCATTTTATCCTTGTTTGGTCGGAATATTATGTTTATATATTACATTTAATAAgtgctgtctgcctgttttccaTAACTTACCTTCTTGAATCtggtattttatttttctagaGTTGCAGAAACTGGTTTAAGTTAATCGAGACCGAGAAGATGGAGGGCAGCTGAATCACAATGTAAATGAGCTGTAACATAATGTGTCGCTTTCAAATCTTCGACCTTTGATCACTGATCAGGCGAGGAGGCTTCAACGGTTCAGAGTCGTTATTTCATGACGTCATCATGAGCCAGCACCGTGACGTAAGCGATGGTGTCAGCGCCCCCTTCGGCCAAGAAGCACAACTGTCGCTATAAAACGTGATTTACTGACTCTTTAATGTTTAAACTAGTTTTAGCTGTGGATGAGATTCAGTAAATTTAACAGAGTTCAGTGCTCAGTCAAATATCTCATCCAATATAATCATTTATCGATCTAAACAGTGATGACGCAACTGGGTGTAACATTACCGAGTGTTAAAACTGAAACAGACTTAAAATTTCATCTCTCTTTTATTAGATAAATTgctatgagtgtgtgtgagagaggaaaattagtataattataataaaacgGTCAAAGATGTACAGAAGTGAATGACGGTCATATGAGGGAACACATGAGTGCTACAGGACACAGGTGTTACTACACGTTACTACACGTGTTACAGGTACTGTGCATCACCAAAAGGTGGCGCCAAATCCTCCACTGCATAAGAACGGTTTTACAAAATGAATGAGGGCCGTGATTCCTCTTTAGAGGACGAGGTAGCGCCGTCTGCAGACCCCATGGAACCTAAACTACTTCAATATGGACCATTTCACAGCCTGCTACACATTAGTTAGGAAAGTGTCATGACAAGTTAAAAGCGAACAAAAAGACGAGTTTCTTCAGCTCTTAAATATTTAGCTAATATGTGAGTTAAACAATCTGAAATCAGCCGACTCAACCAGCCACCGAAACATCCCAGTTTGAGACATGACGTCATAAGTGACCGGCTCTTAAATGAAGACCTGGGCTTTATTTTTCATCTGtctattttcatttgtttttgatgaTGTCCTCGATCCAGCCGACGTAGTTCCTGATTCTGGTGTAGACTCCAGGGAAGTACGGGTGTGCACATCCGATCCCCCACGACACGATGCCCTCGAAGTGGCCGTTGCAAACCAGCGGCCCGCCAGAGTCTCCCTGCGGCGATATAAGAGGACGCAATGAACCGTGTTTCATTTGGATGAATGACTCGTTAACTGAGCTGTCAGGAACACGTGGCGATACGACACCGACATCACTGGCAACCCAACCTcctagcaacatgctaacatgcacGTCTGTGAATAGATGAATAAAAGCTCGACATCTGTTCCGTGTCAGTGTCGTTCCATGAAACAACTTTGGGCAGATCCCTAAAAtctgacacatttattcatagagTAGGTAATAACACTGTAATTACACCTGAGCTAACCACCGAAAGCATCtgtacctgacaggagtctttCCCGCCCAACCTTGATCCTGCACACAGCATGTTGGGGGTGATCATCCCCCAGTAGTAATAACGCCTGCAGTTGGAGATGATCTGCACGTCCACGGCTCGCAGCACAGGTGACAGGTAGGAACTGTAGATCTGGGTCACGCCCCAGCCGCTCACCGTGCAGGTGTCGGAGGACAGCGGCGGCGTGGCGGCGTCCGGCAGAGCGGCCGGCTGGACGTTGGCGTTGAGCTGCGCCGGCTCGCTCAGCTGCCGCacaaacattcatttttaaagctgctgAACCGACGCGGGGGAGCGGGTTGGACCTGCACTCACCTTGATGAGCATGATGTCGTTGTCAAATGTCCAGTATTTGAAGTTGTTCATGTAAATCTGGGAGACGTTCAGAACCTGCTCGAAGCCTTCGTCGACTTCCAGGTTGTGTTCACTCAACACCACCTTCATCAAACTGCTCCTGAAGACCGAAAGCAGGAGGCATCAAGGTTGGGTTCCACACGTGTTCCATTTGAACTCGTGCAGATTTGATCCAGTCAGCAAACACCTCATTAAACACAAAAATCAGTTTTACATTAGCTCTAAACTCCACCAGTTCCTCTTTGATCCTGAGGTTTACACAGGAAGTCCCCAAACATCCTCATCAAAGGCATCAGGAAAAATGGAGCACTTTTA is part of the Takifugu flavidus isolate HTHZ2018 chromosome 8, ASM371156v2, whole genome shotgun sequence genome and encodes:
- the pink1 gene encoding serine/threonine-protein kinase PINK1, mitochondrial, which codes for MSLRHAVSRGLEWGRSLLQPGLLKSGGRLVAKFRAERFRVAPRGPSAQPRAFLPSRYRYYRTSLRGLAAQLQSAAFRRGFGGGAARNRAVFLAFGLGVGLIEQQLEEDRKSDAACQEIQAVFKRKRFPAPLRPFTSGYKLEDYVIGNQIGKGSNAAVYEAAASFAPLKESEASVVELKDGEEPSARPLTCCSLRNFPLAIKMMWNFGAGSSSEAILKSMSQELVPAGPSALNVQDQVVLDGHFGAVRGLAAHPNVISVCRVFTARVPLLPGALEEYPDMLPARLNPAGLGNDRTLFLVMKNYPLTLRRFLAGSRPNRRQQALMVLQLLEAVDHLCRQGVAHRDLKSDNVLLELDPAGDPRLVVSDFGCCLSQSDCSLQLPFSSMWVSRGGNASLMAPEVIGAVPGASVVIDYSKADAWAVGAVAFEICGRPNPFYGGAGLESGRYQETQLPALPSDVPADVQLVIRLLLRRNPEKRPSARVAANMLHLSLWGRTVLAHQDGAGTRRLVDWLLCQSALVLLKGRRGPRGNTVEAELQRCFLAHLELEELRTAVGFLLCGRGRPACVSSA
- the LOC130529782 gene encoding trypsin I-P1-like, which gives rise to MRSRQHRCGVLVLLALLVTESFSTRIIGGQVVPRFSIKYQASLQSPRGHYCGATLVHPQWVVSAAHCWIPSSLMKVVLSEHNLEVDEGFEQVLNVSQIYMNNFKYWTFDNDIMLIKLSEPAQLNANVQPAALPDAATPPLSSDTCTVSGWGVTQIYSSYLSPVLRAVDVQIISNCRRYYYWGMITPNMLCAGSRLGGKDSCQGDSGGPLVCNGHFEGIVSWGIGCAHPYFPGVYTRIRNYVGWIEDIIKNK